A single genomic interval of Chryseobacterium paludis harbors:
- a CDS encoding SDR family NAD(P)-dependent oxidoreductase codes for MIQNKNLQNPIYSGFNAKSTSEDVIKGIDLSEKTVIITGGYAGIGLETTKILVLAGARVIVPARDIEKATKNLAGIQNIEIELLDLIDPNSIDAFAEKFISSGRKLDLLINNAGIMWVPLRRDSRGIESQLATNYLGQFHLTAKLWPALKKANGARVINVSSYGHQMSPFNFEDPNFENREYQTLLGYGQSKTASNLFAVELDSRGKAYNVRAYSLHPGSVYGTDLGREEPIELYKQMGTHDADGNIKPEVEAKLKTIPQGAATTIWCATSPLLDNIGGVYCENCDIAEIDHGQIEHRFDEPSTIRGVQYYSLDQENAKRLWEFSEEMIGIQFNVD; via the coding sequence ATGATACAAAACAAAAATCTACAGAATCCAATCTATTCAGGCTTCAATGCAAAATCTACCAGTGAGGATGTGATTAAAGGAATTGATCTTTCCGAAAAAACAGTTATTATTACAGGTGGCTATGCCGGTATTGGTTTAGAAACAACAAAGATATTGGTTTTGGCCGGTGCCAGGGTAATTGTTCCAGCGAGAGACATTGAAAAAGCTACAAAAAACTTAGCTGGAATACAAAATATTGAAATAGAATTATTGGACTTAATAGATCCCAATTCTATTGATGCATTTGCAGAGAAATTCATTTCTTCAGGGAGAAAGCTCGATCTGTTGATCAATAATGCAGGAATTATGTGGGTTCCATTACGCAGAGACAGCCGTGGAATAGAGTCACAACTAGCTACAAACTATTTAGGACAATTTCATCTTACAGCAAAATTATGGCCAGCACTTAAAAAGGCTAATGGGGCAAGAGTAATTAATGTCTCATCTTATGGACACCAAATGTCACCTTTTAATTTTGAAGATCCAAACTTTGAAAACCGCGAATACCAAACATTACTGGGATATGGACAATCAAAAACGGCAAGTAATCTTTTTGCTGTAGAGCTGGATTCAAGAGGTAAAGCCTATAATGTAAGAGCCTATTCTTTACATCCTGGATCTGTTTATGGAACTGATTTGGGCAGAGAAGAGCCTATTGAACTTTATAAACAAATGGGAACTCATGATGCTGATGGAAATATAAAACCTGAAGTTGAAGCCAAATTAAAAACCATTCCACAGGGAGCGGCGACTACCATTTGGTGTGCAACAAGTCCCTTACTAGATAACATTGGCGGTGTATACTGTGAAAATTGTGATATTGCAGAAATAGACCATGGACAGATTGAACACAGATTTGATGAACCTTCAACAATTAGAGGAGTTCAATACTATTCTCTGGATCAAGAAAATGCAAAACGATTGTGGGAATTCAGCGAAGAAATGATTGGAATTCAGTTTAATGTTGATTAA